ACTTTCTTCATTATCTTTCCAATCTTGGATTTTTGAATATATTAAACTAACAAGTCTGTGCATTAAAGCTGTTTTATTTTTAAAAAACTCTTTAAAATTTTCAAAATATTCAAACTCTTCCCAAGTATATGGTCTATTAGATTTTAAATGTAAATTTATTTTATCTTGGTTATCATATGATTCTAAAAATAACTTTCTTTTTCCTTTCACATAATAAATATCATTTTTTCTTGAATTACTATCTAAAAATTCAAAATCAATTGTATTTGGATATATTATAAATTCATCACTTTGATTATATTTTTTTACCCCTTTTTTACTTGGCAAATTATAAAAAGGATAATCATTATTTTCGCACTCATAAAGCCAATAATAATCTTTCGCATTATTGTTTTGTTCTACAATTTCTTCATAACACTCTAAATTTGGAAGTAAATTTCTACCCTCCACTTTAATATCTTCCCAAATTTTAATATCTCGTCTTATTTTTCTTAATGCTTTAATCCCAATATATAATGGAAATTTAGAGTTTTGAACAACAATACCTATATGTAGAGGTAATTTTCCATATACATATTTAAACTCTTTTTTATATAAATGCTGAATTTTTTTTATAGCATCATTAACTTTATTTGTTGGTAAAATAAATTGCCAAGAGATAGGAGTAGGGTCAATTATGGATAAATATTGTTTATATTCATCTTCTTTAATTTTATCTTTTAAATGTTCAAAATCAGGTATCTTTTTTGCAAAACCTTCTTTTGTTCTATAACCTTTGTAACTATCTAAAATTTCACTCTTAACTCTATTAAAAAACTCATAAGTAGTATCCCAAATTCTTCTTAATCATGCAGGTGATGGATTTTTTCTTAATATAAATTGTAAAAGTATTTTTGATAATACTTCAATATCATTCTCAGTTAAATTATTCCAATATATTTTCCTATTTTCAAAATTTATTTTTTGTTTTTTAGGTTCATTATTTTGAATATCCCAATCATTTAATTGTTTATAAATAAATTCTTCCCACTTTTGACCAATAGAACGTTCTAATAAAGTGTTATAAACTTGGTACATAAAATAATTAAGGATAAAAATTTTATACAAATGAGTTTTTACCCCATCGTCTTCTATATATTCATTTAGCTTAACTTTTTTGCCCTTTTTTTTGTTTTTAATAATTTCGTTAGTTGCAGAGTTATAAAAAGAATAGTATTCCTTAATCCAATTAGGAGCCAATAAATTCTTAGTTAAATCTCGCCAACCTCTTTCGTTAGATACATTATTTAAGTTTTTATGTTCTTTTAATACATTTTTCATGGTTTTAAATGGCTCATAAATACCACTTCTATCATAAAGTTCAAAAAATTTTTCAAATGTCTTTTCATCATTATCAGTGATATTTAGTGATTTTACATCTTGACTTTTTAGGTTTTTAATTAATATATTGAAGGCTGACATTATTTCATTTTTATATTCTTCAAAGCTTTCATTTCGAACCAACAAACTATTCAACAAATCCCCATTTAACCATTCACTAAGCTCAAACTTTAATGTAACTAATGCAACTCTGTTATTATCATCTGCGAGTTCATCTATCCAAATTGTTTCATCTTTTTGATTTTTTAACCACTTATCTAATCTTCCTTTTGTTTTATTTTCATAACAAAATCCACATATATTTTTATCTTCATCTTTTTTATCAATGTTATAAACTATTCTTGTTTTACAAACTTGACAAACCCCAATAGGATATTTATTCTCATCAAATTCCAGGCATAAATTTTTATTTTTTAAACTAAAATCTTGTTTTAAAAAATTCTCTTTTGCTTGTTCTAAAAGTGTTGTTAAATTCATTAAACCTCTTGATGATTTACTTAATACAAAACTTGGATAAAATTCATCATCAGTTTTATTTTTAAAAATTTTTAAAATCTCTTTTTTTAGCTTATTAGATAATTCAAAATCTTCAACAACTATAAAATATACTCCTGTTTCATCTTTGTATATCTCATTTCCAATAGGATATTTTATTTCTAATAAATCTTGTATTTCTTTATCTATTTCTCTTGAAATATCTCTATACCACATTATTTGTGATGGTTTATATCCTTTTTCAGCTAAACCTAATTTATCATATTGAATACCAAGTATTCTCCATTTTATACTTGAAGGATTATTTTGATAACTACTTAACTTAGAGTTATCAATAACAAGTTGCGATAAAACAGCTTTAAACATAGAAGCTGTCATATATGCTTGGTCAAAAAGAGATACATCATTAACAGGAAATCTATTATCACTCAAAAGATGTGAATACCACTTTTTTATTTCTTTTAAAATAAAATTTCTGATTTCTTGCCAATTTGGGTTTTGATAATAATTATTATCTTGCAAGAAAAAATTTAGTTTACAAAAAAAATTATTTCTTGCATCATCAAAATATGTTTCGTCTATTTCTTCCTTATAACTTCCAAAAGCATTAGAAAGCCAAAGTTTATATTTTAATTGTTCTTTTGGTGAGCCTTTATCTATTCCAGAGTTTATATTTTCACATCCTCTAAAAAATACTTTTTGTATAAAATTCTCATTAGAAGCATCACCTTTAAAAAATTCTATCCAATCTATTTTTTTACTATCACTAATTTTTACTTGTTTATTAATAATAAAATCTTTTAAATCTTGAGAGATACTTTCTAATTCATTTTCAAATATATTATTTTGATAGTAATTTTTATAACTACTAAATTGACTTTGAAAATTATTAAAATAGTCTTTCCAATTACCTATTCCTATATGAGTTTTTCCCAAATTAAAGAGTAAAGCTCCTATTTCTGCTTTTAAAATTTCATCTCTATATTGTTTTAATTTTTCTAAATCTAATCTTGACATTTTTTCCATCCTTCTGGAATTTGAAATTCACTGTTTAAACAAACCTTTTTATCTTCATCCAAAATATCAAACCTTCCCCAACCAAGTTTTGTTTTAGCTCCAAGGCCATTTTGAGATAATTTTTCAATACATTTAGTTAAAAACTCTAAATCTTTTTTTGCTTCTTTTTGAATTTTTTTATCATCTTCTAAAATTGCATCAAAAGGAATATAGATAATTTGTAAAGTGCTTTTGCAACCTTTTGGCACTACTTCATAATATATTGGATTTGTTCCTGCTTTTGTTTTTCTATTGTGTGGGTTTATTACTTCAAGAGATAATTTATCAAAATATATTGGATAAAATATAGCTCTTCCTTTTTGAGCTTTTGATTGTTTATATCTCTCAAAAGCTTCTTTTAAACTTTCATTAGGATTTATTCCAATCTCAAAAGCTAAAAATAGTTGCAGTTGATTTATGTCAATTCCTTCTTTTTTGAAAATAGCTCTAAATGTATCATTGCCAACACCAAAAATTCTAAAAAAGCTTTTTAAATTTTCTATATTAACCTCTTCTTTTAAAATCTCTATTGCATTGTGTAACAGTGCACCTTTTATACTACTACCTCTAATCATAGGAACTTTGAAAGCTTTATCTTTTAACATAGGATTTGAAATAATATAGAATTCATCATCATCTTTTGAATATAGAGGTGCTGTAAGTTTTAAAGTTACTTCAATACCAAAAGAATTTGGAATTGATTTTTGGATTAAATTTTCTATATCTATTTTTAGATGTTCAATATATCTCAAATTACCAAATCTATACTCTTTTGGCAATTGTTTTAAAATATTTAATTTATTATTTAATCCATATTTTAATTTAGAAAAAGAATCATTGTTGTAATTTAGACAATATTCATAATTTTGATTCATTTTTTAGCTCCAATATTTTGAATTCCCCAAATTGATAAAAATTGCCCATTATAAATTTTAGTTGATTTATTAAAAGAGATTAAAGGAATTATCTTTGTAGCATTCGGACCTTTTATTTCAAGGTTATACCTTTTATTTTTATATATATCTTTTGCTATAGAACCAAATTTATAATGCCTAATAAACTTATTACTTTCAAATCTTCTTAATTTGACTTTTTTTGAGAGTAAATTTTTTATACAATCATTCAAATTATTACACTTTTTAATATTAAATACTTCTATTGCTTTATAATTTAATCTATTTAATTCATCTGGTAAATCTTTTTCTTGGAAAATTGAGTTAGTTATTTTATTATTAACACCTATACAATTTAAATCTATTTCATTATTTTCAATAGTAGGTTCAATTATTTTAACTCTGCCATATCCTATGTTATTCTTTGCTCCTATAAAACCATATCTTTCAATAAATTTTAATAATGGCAATAATATATTTTCTCCAACTTCATTTAATACATTAAAAGTAATACGAAATTTTCCAAAAAAACCCTTTTTAAAATACCAAGATGGGATTATAGTTTTGTTTTGCTTGTTATATTCTAATTTCTCTAAACTAATTTTTCCAAGTGGATAGATATATTCATATTCATCTATCTTTATTACTTTTTTAATCTCTATTCTACTCTTCCAACCAGTGCAGCCAAAAATTTTAGAAGTTGTAGTAAGAGGTAAATTTTTTATAATGTACTCTTCTATATCTGATATTTCTTTATCTTTATATTTATATTTTTCAAAAGTTTTGTTTCGAATTTTTTCAAAAGTTTTATAATCTAAACTTTCATTCTCTTTTACTTCAATACCTGCAAAATAGCAATATACTTCAAACCAAAATCTTAAACTTCCAAATATTGAAGCTGGTTTAAGCTCTGTACATTCTCCATTTATATCACCTGTCCATAAAGGTGTAACTGTTTCAAATGTAACTGTTAATTCTTTTTTACCCATTTTATCATCCTTTCCTGATACCTAATTTTAACAAATTGTTAATATTTTTCCAACCTCATTTTCTTGATTTTTTTTCTAAACCTCGATATAATGGCAAAAGTAAAGTGATTTTTGAAAATTTATTGTTTTTTTAAAGACGGTTGGAAAATCCCTAAATTTCGGACACAAACTTTTAAAAAAGCCCGAAATCTCATGCCTTTAACCGATACACGTAGTGTTTGGAAACAATAATCAATAATATCTTTATAAAAAAATTTAAGAACTTTAACCGATACACGTAGTGTTTGGAAACGCAGTAGCTACAGCATTACCCAGTATGTCAGCATCCTTTAACCGATACACGTAGTGTTTGGAAACACTTCTTTGCTGTTGGAGAGATACTTTCTTTCTTCACTTTAACCGATACACGTAGTGTTTGGAAACAATTATCTACTAAACTTACTAAAAAGAGTCTGTTTTCTTTAACCGATACACGTAGTGTTTGGAAACTTTAAAAACTTATTTGCTTCTATGCACTCTTTTAATCTTTAACCGATACACGTAGTGTTTGGAAACTTTCATATAAACGTTTATAATCTATATTATAAACATTAAACTTTAACCGATACACGTAGTGTTTGGAAACTTGCTGTTGCAGGAAAGTTTATTATCTTTTTTTCCCAACTTTAACCGATACACGTAGTGTTTGGAAACGAATATAGCTTATATTGATTCGTTGTACCTATTGTCTTTAACCGATACACGTAGTGTTTGGAAACGTGTTATTTGATGGTATAGGTTTAAATAAAGAAATCCTTTAACCGATACACGTAGTGTTTGGAAACTTATCATAATTATCTATAATTTCTCTTTTATTTAACTTTAACCGATACACGTAGTGTTTGGAAACGTGGAAGCATAAGGTAAAAGGAATAGGTCATTAGCATTCAACCGATACACGCAGTGTTTGGAAACGCAATATAATTATCTGCAAACAATAAAACACTTAGATTCAACCGATACACGCAGTGTTTGGAAACAGCTGATAAAGAAGCAAGAAAAAAAGAGATTGACATTCAACCGATACACGCAGTGTTTGGAAACCCTAATGGACTTTGATACACATTTATTGGTTGCAGCATTCAACAGATACACGCAGTGTTTGGAAACAGAAAAGGTAACATTTTCTTGATAGGTGTCTTATCTATTCAACCGATACACGCAGTGTTTGGAAACGTAACTTTTGCATAATAATTTGCGGTTGTTTGAATATTCAACCGATACACGTAGTGTTTGATTTTCAAACCTATGTATTTTTTAAGAATATTTAGTTTTTTTATAAATTAAAAATATCTGTCACTTTTATAATCAAAGAGACAAGTTTTTATTCAAATTAAAATTAAAAAAAATATATAAATTTCTAAAGTTTTAAAAAAAATTACCGATTATTTTTTGAAACCAAAAAAGGAGCTTAAAATGGGTTGTTAAACTTTTAAATATTTCCCCTCTTTTTTAACATAATCAATTAAATGTTGATAGGTTTGGTTAGTAGAAAGTGTTTTAGCATCCCCGACAATAATTAGCTTTCTTTTTGGTCTTGTGATAGCGACATTTAATCTTCTTATATCATCTAAAAATCCTATATTTTCTTTTTCATTAGCCCTAACAAGACTAACAATTATTATCTCTTTTTCTCTACCTTGAAAACCATCAACTGATTTTATTTCTATTCCTTCTATTTTTTCATTTTCCATTAATTTTTTTATATATTCTTCGTGGTCTTTATATGGAGTAATAACACCTATAAATTCCTGTTTTGCATTATTTTCAATAAGTTTTTTACATAAACTCAAAACAAATTCAGCCTCTTTTGGATTATATTTTGAAGGAGAGTCTTTTTTTGTCTCTTCAAGGAATTTTCCTCTTGTATCAAAAAATACAATTGGAGTGTATCCTCCAAAACTTTCATCTTCATTTACTCCTAAGTCTTTAAGTGTAATATTTTTTATTTTTTCATATGTTTTTACTTTGCACTCATAAAATTCACAACTTGGAAAATTGTTTATTTTTTCATTCATACGATATTGAACTTCAAGAGTATGTGAAGCAATGGGATAAATTTTATGAAATCTCTCAAACATACTAACTTTAAGTCTCTCATCATTACTAAGAATTGTAGGTGGGAGTTGTTTATCATCTCCTGCAAATATTGATTGTTTTGCTTTAATTAGTGGAATTAGTGTTGATGGCTCCATTGATTGAGCTGCTTCATCTAAAAATACAACATCAAATTTTCTTTCTTCTAAAAATTCACTTCCAGCCCCTGAATTAGTTGCAAAAACTATATCAGCACTATTTAAAATCTCTTTCATTATTTCTTCTGTAATTTTATTTTTTTCATCATATAATTTACTAATTTTTCGTTGAATTTTAAGCCACTCTGCCATCTCTTTTATCCACTCTACCTTAACTCCTCTTTTTCCTTTACCTTGTTTTGCTAAATCTAAAATCTCTTCATCACTCATACCTCTTCTTCTACTTGGAGTTGGTTTTTTTGTGCGTTTTTCTTGAAGATATTTTAAATCATCGATTTTTTTAATAAGTTTTTCTACTTCTTTATATCTTTTGTCTCTTCTAATTTTTACATCAAGAGAATACTTCATTAAATTACTCTCAATTTTTGCAGGATGACCAATTCTAACTACATTATATTCACTTAATTTTTCTAAAACATTATCAACAGCTACATTACTATCAGCACAAACTAATATTTTTTTGCCAATATGTTTTTTTATAACCTCAGCTAAGGTTGTTGTTTTTCCAGTCCCAGGAGGGCCGTGAATTAAAAATGTTTCGCTATTTATAGAATAACTTAAAGCTTTATTTTGAGAGTCATTAAGTTTATCACTTTTAACTTCTACTTTTTCAATTTTTGGATTCTTTTTACCAAGAATAATATCTACATCAAACTCACTATTTTCTAAATTATCAAGAGCCTTTAACATTCTTTTAAAAGTAATATCATTTACAAATAAATCAAGCCTATAAAGTTTACTTCTAAAAATTGGCTCTTTGCTATAAACTTCAATAAAGTTTTTACCAACTGCACTAACTGTTGCTTCTTGGTTAAATTTAAGTGGTTCTCCTCTGCTAATTAAAACAATATCTCCTACTTTTATTTGATGCTCTGGCATATTGTTTCTATTGAATCTATAAATTTTAAAATCTAAAAATTCACCAACATACCTCATTCTAAGACCAAGAATAGCCCTACCTCTTTTTTGTCTTTCAACTCCGCTTAATCTTTTTATCTCATTTAAATGAAATTCTTTTTCAGCTAAACGCTCTTTTTCAATTAACTCTTTAAAATAACTTCTATATTCTTCAATACTCTCAAATCTTAACTTCAAGTTTACTCCTTAAAAAATAGTATCTAATATCGCACTAAAACTCATAATAATCATAACTATAAAAACTTTTCTTTCAAAAAACGCTGTTAAAGAAATTAATGCAAATAATATGAGTGTAATTATATCAAACTTTATCAAAGAAAAATTATCTCCTAAATGCAAATACCAATCTATTATCTCATCAAAAATTCCTCCAAATCCTATAATATGCATAAAAATACTTATTGGATAAAAAATTGTAAAAATTAAATTTATAAATGGTGAGAGAAGTTGATAAATATTGAAGTTTCCAAAAAAACTATGAGAAATGATAAACATTACTAAGAACATATAAAAACTAAGCAAAATCCCATTTAAAAATGTAGGTCTAAAATATCTAAAAAATAGATAAATATAAAACACTCCTAAAATACTTAGCAAAAATCCTATGCTAAAAATTTTAGTAAAAAATATTAAAAAAGAAAATAAAATAGTTAAAAACAATACTTTTAGTGAAAAAATATTTTGAAGTCTAATAGCAAATAAAAATAATATAACCTCCATTACATAAGCCCTAATTAAAGAAGGAGGAAAACTTGTCAAATATAGATATAAAAATTCAACTACTAAAATTAAAATTCCTAAATCAAAAAATCGATTCCTATATGGAAAATATCGCTGAAAAAACTTATAAATAGGAGAAAAAATTAAAAATAAAATTAAACTAATAAATCCTAAGTGAAGTCCACTTAATGCAAAAAGATGACTAATTCCAAGACTTGAAAGTTCTTTTCTTGTTTTATAATCTATCGCTTCTCCTAAATATAAGGCTTTATATAAATTTGCTATTTTTTTATCTTTATGTTGAGATTCTATTTTTTCTTCTATAAAAGAAATTGGATTTAATTTTAAATTAAAACTTGGTGCATAAAAGGTTGTTAAATAATCTAAAAAAGAGATATTTTTAGTAATTAAAGTAAGAGTTAGTTTTTCATTTAATAAATTTTTTAGATCATCTCTTGAAGTTGTATAAAATGTAACTTCTTTGTTTTTTAATTTTAATACATAATAGTTTTTCTTTTTATATTGAGTAATAACTCTTGCATCAACTATTTTATAACCATTTCCTAAAAAGTTTAGGTAACTAAGAAAAGAAAGTTGAAGCTTTAAAATAAGAATTAAAACAAAAATCATTCAAGAGTTGATGGTACTTCAATATTTGCTTCTGTTGGTTCTACTTCATTAACTGCACTAACTTTATCAGTAAAAAGAGTATATTTTTTATTAAATAACATCTCAACAGTACCTGTTGGACCATTTCTTTGTTTTCCAATAATTATTTCTGCATCTTCAATCTCTTTTTCTTTAAATTCAATCTCAACAGATTTACCTTTTTCTAATGCTTCTTTTTGTTTTTGTCTTGCCTCCATTGCTTTATAAACATCATCTCTATAAATAAACATAATAATATCTGCATCTTGTTCAATTGCTCCTGATTCTCTAAGGTCACTTAGCATTGGTCGTTTGTTTGGTCTACTCTCTAATGCCCTATTTAATTGAGATAAAGCAATAATTGGAATTTGAAGTTCGCGTGCAAGAAGTTTTAAACTTCTACTAATCTCAGCTATTGCTAAGTGTCTTTCTCTTTGGTCTGAGCTTATAAGTTGCAAATAATCAATTATTGCAAGTGATAGGTTTGGATTTTGAGCTTTTAGTTTTCTAAGTTTTGCTCTAATTGTATGAATATTAATATTACCCTCATCATCTACAAAAAGAGGTCTATTTGATAAATCATCAGCAACTTCACTAAGTTTTGACCACTCTTCATCACTTAAATTACCTCTTCTTAAATCTTGAAGAGGAATTTTTGCATAAGCACTCATCATTCTTAGCATAAGTTGTTCTGCTGGCATTTCAAGAGAAAATATTGCAACACCTTTATCTTGTTTTACTACATTTAAAGCAATATTTAATGCAAAGGCAGTTTTCCCCATCGATGGCCTCGCAGCAATAATAATTAAATCTCCTTCACCAAATCCACTTGTCATTCTATTAAGTTCAATAAATCCTGTATCAAGACCTGTTACTATCTTATTTTTTTTAGCTGCTTGTTTTTTTATAAATTCTAATGTATCAGTAATCACATTTTCAGCAATTTTAAAATCACCCGATAGGTTTGAGGTTGCAATATGAAAGAGCTTACTCTGAATCTCTTCTACCTCTTCAATAGCTCTTTTATCTTCTTCTAATACAATTTTTTTAATTTCATTTGAAAGATGAATAAGCTCTCTTTTTGTAGCTAAATCTTTAAGCTCTTTTGCATAACTCTCAACCGCTTCAATTGGAGCAGTTCCTATAATTTCTAAAAAAAGCTCATCATCAAATTTATTTTTTTTCTTTAAAGCCTCTTTTAAAAACACCTCATCAATTGGCAAATCTTTTTTATAAAGCTCTTCCATTGTCTCAAATACTGCTTGATGAAAAGGAAGATAAAAATCACTTGGTTTTAAAATTGATGCAACATCTTCATATATTTTTCCATCAAGCAAAATTGCACTTAAAATACCTCTTTCAATATCTAAATTATAAAGATTCACTGCTATCCTTTAAAATATGCTCATGAAGTGCTTTTAAAACATCTCTTATATCTTGGGATTCCATTAAAACTTTAAGTTTTGCTTTTCTTTTCTTAGGAAGACTTCTTATAATCTCTTTTATTTCATTATCATCTTTTGCATTTTTTATCTTCTCAATTGCTTCTTGACCGATAACTTTTACTAATTTTTCTTTTGTAATTTTTTGAGGTTTTAATATCATAAACATAAAAATAAATGCGAGTGAAACAATAGAAAATCCAACAATATAAATAAGAGTAGCAGCACTCATTAATTCCCTTTTTATTAAATTATACCATCTTTTGAAGCTCTTTTAAAAATTCATTTAGTAACTCACCCTCTTTAAATTTTCCTATAATTTCTCCCTTTTTAAGAATAAGTCCATATCCTTTACCACATGCAATAGCTAAATCAGCCTCTTTTGCTTCTCCAATAGCATTTACAACACATCCCATTACTGAAAGATTAAGAGGTTTTTTTATATTTTTTGTAGCTTCTTCGACTGCTTCTACAATAGGAGGCAAATCAACCTCAATTCTTCCACAAGTAGGACACGAAATAATATTAACTCCCTCTTTAATTAATCCTAAGTCTTTAAGTATTGATTTTCCTACTCTTATCTCTTCTTCAAGTTCGCCTGTTATAGAAACTCTTAGAGTATCACCTATTCCATCAAGCAAAAGTTTTCCAAATGCAGCTGCACTTTTTATAGTTGCGTGAAATTTAGTCCCTGCCTCAGTAACTCCTAAATGAAAAGGATAATCTACAAGTGGTCTTAACATCTCATAAGCTTCAACAGTTCTAATTACATCACTGGCTTTTAGAGACACTTTTATATCAAAAAAATCTAAATCTTCTAAAAATTTTATATGCCATAATGCACTCTCAACCATAGCTTTTGGAGTTTGTCCATATTTATTTTCAAGATTTTCTTCTAAACTTCCAGCATTAACTCCTATTCTTATTGGAATATTTCTCTCTTTACATACTTTTACAATCTCTTTTACTCTCTCTTTTCCTCCAATATTTCCAGGATTAATTCTAAGTCCATCTACAACCTCAGCTGCTTTAAGCCCTAATTTATAATTAAAATGAATATCTGCAATAATAGGAAGAGGAGACTTTTTTTTAACTTCTTTTAATGCCTTTGCATCTTCTTCATCTAAAACTGCAACCCTTACAATATCAGCCCCTGCAAAATATAATCTATTTATTTGATTTAAAGTTTCATTAATATCTTTTGTTTTTGAGTAAGTCATTGATTGGACTGAAATTGGTGCGTCTCCTCCAATTTCTACATTCCCAACTTTTATTTTTCGTGTAGGATATCTTTTAATCATTTTTTTCCTTTATAAAATGATAAATATATTCAATATTTCCTTCTTTTCCTTTAATACTTGACTTTTCACTTCTTAGTAGTCTCCAACCTAATTTTTTAGCTTCTTTTTCAAAATTTTCTCTTGCTTTTATGATAGCCTCATTATCTAAAACAACTCCTCTTTTATCTCTTTTTACTTCAATTCCAACTTCAAATTGAGGTTTAAAAAGTAAAATAATATCACTCTTTGCAAACTTATCAATTACATCTATTATTTTAAGAAGAGAAATAAAACTAACATCACTAATTACTATATCAAATTTTTCATCATATTTAAAATCTCTAATATCAGT
This Caminibacter mediatlanticus TB-2 DNA region includes the following protein-coding sequences:
- a CDS encoding replicative DNA helicase, which codes for MNLYNLDIERGILSAILLDGKIYEDVASILKPSDFYLPFHQAVFETMEELYKKDLPIDEVFLKEALKKKNKFDDELFLEIIGTAPIEAVESYAKELKDLATKRELIHLSNEIKKIVLEEDKRAIEEVEEIQSKLFHIATSNLSGDFKIAENVITDTLEFIKKQAAKKNKIVTGLDTGFIELNRMTSGFGEGDLIIIAARPSMGKTAFALNIALNVVKQDKGVAIFSLEMPAEQLMLRMMSAYAKIPLQDLRRGNLSDEEWSKLSEVADDLSNRPLFVDDEGNINIHTIRAKLRKLKAQNPNLSLAIIDYLQLISSDQRERHLAIAEISRSLKLLARELQIPIIALSQLNRALESRPNKRPMLSDLRESGAIEQDADIIMFIYRDDVYKAMEARQKQKEALEKGKSVEIEFKEKEIEDAEIIIGKQRNGPTGTVEMLFNKKYTLFTDKVSAVNEVEPTEANIEVPSTLE
- a CDS encoding IGHMBP2 family helicase, which gives rise to MKLRFESIEEYRSYFKELIEKERLAEKEFHLNEIKRLSGVERQKRGRAILGLRMRYVGEFLDFKIYRFNRNNMPEHQIKVGDIVLISRGEPLKFNQEATVSAVGKNFIEVYSKEPIFRSKLYRLDLFVNDITFKRMLKALDNLENSEFDVDIILGKKNPKIEKVEVKSDKLNDSQNKALSYSINSETFLIHGPPGTGKTTTLAEVIKKHIGKKILVCADSNVAVDNVLEKLSEYNVVRIGHPAKIESNLMKYSLDVKIRRDKRYKEVEKLIKKIDDLKYLQEKRTKKPTPSRRRGMSDEEILDLAKQGKGKRGVKVEWIKEMAEWLKIQRKISKLYDEKNKITEEIMKEILNSADIVFATNSGAGSEFLEERKFDVVFLDEAAQSMEPSTLIPLIKAKQSIFAGDDKQLPPTILSNDERLKVSMFERFHKIYPIASHTLEVQYRMNEKINNFPSCEFYECKVKTYEKIKNITLKDLGVNEDESFGGYTPIVFFDTRGKFLEETKKDSPSKYNPKEAEFVLSLCKKLIENNAKQEFIGVITPYKDHEEYIKKLMENEKIEGIEIKSVDGFQGREKEIIIVSLVRANEKENIGFLDDIRRLNVAITRPKRKLIIVGDAKTLSTNQTYQHLIDYVKKEGKYLKV
- a CDS encoding 4-hydroxy-3-methylbut-2-en-1-yl diphosphate synthase, with product MSAATLIYIVGFSIVSLAFIFMFMILKPQKITKEKLVKVIGQEAIEKIKNAKDDNEIKEIIRSLPKKRKAKLKVLMESQDIRDVLKALHEHILKDSSESL
- a CDS encoding ComEC/Rec2 family competence protein, encoding MIFVLILILKLQLSFLSYLNFLGNGYKIVDARVITQYKKKNYYVLKLKNKEVTFYTTSRDDLKNLLNEKLTLTLITKNISFLDYLTTFYAPSFNLKLNPISFIEEKIESQHKDKKIANLYKALYLGEAIDYKTRKELSSLGISHLFALSGLHLGFISLILFLIFSPIYKFFQRYFPYRNRFFDLGILILVVEFLYLYLTSFPPSLIRAYVMEVILFLFAIRLQNIFSLKVLFLTILFSFLIFFTKIFSIGFLLSILGVFYIYLFFRYFRPTFLNGILLSFYMFLVMFIISHSFFGNFNIYQLLSPFINLIFTIFYPISIFMHIIGFGGIFDEIIDWYLHLGDNFSLIKFDIITLILFALISLTAFFERKVFIVMIIMSFSAILDTIF
- a CDS encoding CRISPR-associated protein Csx11, producing the protein MSRLDLEKLKQYRDEILKAEIGALLFNLGKTHIGIGNWKDYFNNFQSQFSSYKNYYQNNIFENELESISQDLKDFIINKQVKISDSKKIDWIEFFKGDASNENFIQKVFFRGCENINSGIDKGSPKEQLKYKLWLSNAFGSYKEEIDETYFDDARNNFFCKLNFFLQDNNYYQNPNWQEIRNFILKEIKKWYSHLLSDNRFPVNDVSLFDQAYMTASMFKAVLSQLVIDNSKLSSYQNNPSSIKWRILGIQYDKLGLAEKGYKPSQIMWYRDISREIDKEIQDLLEIKYPIGNEIYKDETGVYFIVVEDFELSNKLKKEILKIFKNKTDDEFYPSFVLSKSSRGLMNLTTLLEQAKENFLKQDFSLKNKNLCLEFDENKYPIGVCQVCKTRIVYNIDKKDEDKNICGFCYENKTKGRLDKWLKNQKDETIWIDELADDNNRVALVTLKFELSEWLNGDLLNSLLVRNESFEEYKNEIMSAFNILIKNLKSQDVKSLNITDNDEKTFEKFFELYDRSGIYEPFKTMKNVLKEHKNLNNVSNERGWRDLTKNLLAPNWIKEYYSFYNSATNEIIKNKKKGKKVKLNEYIEDDGVKTHLYKIFILNYFMYQVYNTLLERSIGQKWEEFIYKQLNDWDIQNNEPKKQKINFENRKIYWNNLTENDIEVLSKILLQFILRKNPSPA
- the cmr1 gene encoding type III-B CRISPR module RAMP protein Cmr1, giving the protein MGKKELTVTFETVTPLWTGDINGECTELKPASIFGSLRFWFEVYCYFAGIEVKENESLDYKTFEKIRNKTFEKYKYKDKEISDIEEYIIKNLPLTTTSKIFGCTGWKSRIEIKKVIKIDEYEYIYPLGKISLEKLEYNKQNKTIIPSWYFKKGFFGKFRITFNVLNEVGENILLPLLKFIERYGFIGAKNNIGYGRVKIIEPTIENNEIDLNCIGVNNKITNSIFQEKDLPDELNRLNYKAIEVFNIKKCNNLNDCIKNLLSKKVKLRRFESNKFIRHYKFGSIAKDIYKNKRYNLEIKGPNATKIIPLISFNKSTKIYNGQFLSIWGIQNIGAKK
- a CDS encoding RAMP superfamily CRISPR-associated protein, with the protein product MNQNYEYCLNYNNDSFSKLKYGLNNKLNILKQLPKEYRFGNLRYIEHLKIDIENLIQKSIPNSFGIEVTLKLTAPLYSKDDDEFYIISNPMLKDKAFKVPMIRGSSIKGALLHNAIEILKEEVNIENLKSFFRIFGVGNDTFRAIFKKEGIDINQLQLFLAFEIGINPNESLKEAFERYKQSKAQKGRAIFYPIYFDKLSLEVINPHNRKTKAGTNPIYYEVVPKGCKSTLQIIYIPFDAILEDDKKIQKEAKKDLEFLTKCIEKLSQNGLGAKTKLGWGRFDILDEDKKVCLNSEFQIPEGWKKCQD